One window from the genome of Hydra vulgaris chromosome 02, alternate assembly HydraT2T_AEP encodes:
- the LOC136076313 gene encoding uncharacterized protein LOC136076313, whose product MESEQQNDVKPFKIRTELQNSNEDSFWDKNGNIAFYGVQGEVDKEIPKKPKYILHLLDKEAESYEMANKGYRPTLFKNNEERFMSNILYSQNSKWRTQRCD is encoded by the exons ATGGAATCAGAGCAACAAAATGAtgttaaaccttttaaaataagaacagAATTGCAAAATAGCAATGAAGATAGCTTTTGGGATAAAAATGGAAACATTGCGTTTTATGGAGTACAAG gAGAAGTGGATAAAGAGATACCCAAAAAACCAAAGTATATTCTTCATCTTCTGGACAAAGAAGCGGAGAGCTACGAAATGGCAAACAAAGGATATAGAcctactttgtttaaaaataacgAAGAGAGGTTtatgtcaaatattttatattcccAAAACAGTAAATGGAGGACTCAGCGATGTGACTGA